Within the Vigna angularis cultivar LongXiaoDou No.4 chromosome 10, ASM1680809v1, whole genome shotgun sequence genome, the region aaaaacacaaatgtaATTGACAAGTAACCAATAGTTGAGACCAAACAAGTTTTCATTAAGTTTAAAatgactaaaaacatattaaacaaaAACCATTTAATCTTAATTACAAGAagtcaaaactaaaattttgtaTGTTTAATTATTCTAATTCAAAGTAGTTAGAATGAAGAGTAATATTTAAGGAAAACTAGACTGGTAGAGTAGTTGATTATAACAATACCTATATTCCCTATTATGTTTCCTCCACCTTGAGTTTTTGTCAGTAtgcaattaaataattttcttattctgAACAGAACTGAAATACAGCTTCTATTGGCATGATATAAATTTTCGTTAACGATAAGCAAATgctatgaaaataaaattttaattttaattttctatttctttatgTAAAACCTTGCATTGACGAATTTTCATACATGAATAAGAGAAAATGCAGCATTTGTCTTACCTCGATTTTTTGCATTAAAATTAAGTAACTCATAGttcttaatattttcaattcaattttcattaaaaaacatTTGATATATTGaacatttaaaatgttttgCATCTTTATCTAAATATTCTTATATGAGATTTATGCCGCTGTTAATAGAATATCGTGattgttagttttattttatcgtctttaatttatatatcaacctactttttatttttttactgaaCACTTCTTTTACTGAGTtgattgaaaaaatacaaaagattaaagagaaaaaatataagtCGATtgagaatttaaagaaaaacaaaaaataatgacaaaaatactcaaataaaagtaagaaaatattttaaatatttaatatataaatttttaataaaaattcagttggaaaaaatatatttataaattacttGAAGTTTAATTAAACcgtataattaaataaagttgTCATATGATTGTTAGGtattttgtattcttttttacATACAGACAATACAGTacgtatttataatttttttttatcatttggtGATGAACCCACACTGACACATTgtgataatttttaataatgtatgtacagataaggatgaaaaatgTGATACTGATGAGGGTGCAACTCAAGAAGAAAATGACATCTTCCTTCAAAAGATGATGCAAAAGAAGATGTTTATACttaatttgtttgaaattattatattttttaatgtattattgACTAATTAATGTATgaagaaaatagttttaattttcaaaattaaattcttCCATGGTGTTAAggagaaaattatttataatgtttatgtttttaattcttacaAGCATGACTCATCTGCATTTAGTTCcagcaaaaaagaaaattggcAGTTTAAATTCCTCACATTCTTATATCACCCCTTGTTCTTAATTATGGTTATTTTAACACTATCAGTAAAaactattaatataattaaggtaaaatggtattttaaattaacataattatatttctaggtatgtaatttaattaattagtatatTCATACTTTAAcgtaaataaaagatatttttttctttagagaTATAATTCATGTTTATGATATATTGAAACATTATATGAGATTCAATATTATAAcatcaaaattaagtaaaatgtaatattagaggaaaataaattacaatataataaataataactatattactcaaataaattatatgtctAAAGACctatcttaaattaaaatattttttgatacAATATAAACATTAGTATGATTATCCTTCTAAACCCACCCATCTTCTTTGTTCATATCCACATTACACTCAGACAACTAATGTAGGAAATTAGCAACGTGTGGTTTTTCTCACTCAAACTAATCTCATTACTCCAATTTCCAATGTCTTTTACTTTAGCTTCTTATGTAATAGAGTTATCATACATCTTTGGATATCTTTCTAACAAAAGAGAAATTGTCTAACTAACTAtctttccaaaaaagaaaaccttatttaatattttcatctttaaatattaatttaatgttttcttcACGATATTTTCTAAtggtttctttttattaatgcttttttctatctttctttcttaattattttaatctactataataaatatatatttaaatatattttcatttcctGCAAATTTATATGTTTCAATTCTTAGTAAAAATGCTTTTTGTGTCATTTTTAGTCgttgaatgaaaaatattaatcaatataattaaaatatcaaaaaatattttaaagccTTGTCAACAACCTTACATTTTGCATGGAAAGTAATCTTAAACAAAGTCGTAATGTGTAATAATCTGATCACAAAAGGGGTGAGCATGTGTAATAATCTTTTTGTAGTACACAAAGTGTGTACTTATGGACCTGATGAACATGCACTTCAACATTTCGTCTCTTTTGTCTTTAGAAATTTTGTTCTGTTTTGCTTATAGAATAACTACGATAAAGGTTATATGGGTGATACCTTCTGGTTTAATTTTTCGTGATTTTGACCTTTGCTTGTTGATGTATAAAAGGATTGAAACACCCCAACtacttctttattttatatatttttattgataaaaaaatgtagaatTGGGATATACATTATCTAGAATGTCAAGAGGCAAGGGCAAAAAGGGAAGGTGCTCTTGGtgagagaaaaaatattcaaataatagcTGCTAGTGGTCCACATCTGGCATCAAATTTTGAACCTGTGTAATTCATATCGACCACTAACAATTTATGAATGTCTGCTGCAACACTTATTTTTCTTACAAACATTTATTGTAAATGAGAATTAGGACCTAGTTTTCCTTTGTCAAAAATTCAACAGGCTTATAAAAAAATAGCTTCCAATATTTATGTAAGATGTTGAAAGAAAAACTTGGCACTTTTCAACTTTTGAATCTATGGCAGCTGGTAAGAGTCATAAATCTTAATAGTCAATATCTGTTCATAACGTGTTGACCTGGTTTAAGTACTTCCAGGTGGCATGATTTTCTTTCAGAATTACCACTGTTGAATGACTGCATTCCATAGAGAACTCTTGTTTATATCAGTTGTTCTTCATTTATGCACTTTTGAATGTGGAGGGTCAATAACTTGACGATGATTTGattcaaaatttacaatatGGTGTCCCTATGTGCTGattattcatttcaaattgatttttataagATTTCAAAAGAAAAGACCTAActattgttaaaaattaaatatatagtcCATTTTCAACTATATGTGAGGATGTGTAACTAATCTGTCAGTTTTTCTTGCACAATCTGCACAATTTGATTGAGTCTTCTCCATGAGTCACAAAGTGAAGTCACAAAATGTAAGAatggaaatatatattttcttcataACTATACTGACATGTTTATACATTATTTACAGACTCATTATCAAATCAATGATACTAAGAATCCAAAAAATGCATAGAAATAATATAACTCTAGCGTtgctaaaaaaaatactaatattagTGATATAACACTAAATAGCCTAAGGTATGCTCAAAATATGGCCAAAAGCAAAAAAAGGGCCACCATTAAGACAGAAGTGGGTTTTATCTTAAATGAGAGATTAGGTGAAAGCTCATTAGGCTGATTTGATGTTGCTTGAGGATTCACAGCTATGGCAGGAGGAATAGCAGAGGAATGTGATCGGTTAACAGGTAAAGTAGAGAGTTCATCATCATAACCTGTGAATAACATGTTTAATTAACAATACTAATGGAGAAAGCATGCAGTGCACTGAAGCAGTATAGAGTGAGCTTCACTTACAATTAGATTCTTTCCAACCAAGAATCATGTTGTCGCGATCAAACACTATATGGTAACCAGTCATGAAATTCTCTGTGTCAAGATAAATTCTATGAATATTCAAGTCATAGCAATAACAGTGGAAGAAGATATAGATGTTTTTGTCATACATAGTATTGATGCAAGATTTATCAAACAAAAACAGATAAAGAAGACAGGCATTTGTGAATGTTACACAATTCCAGAAGAAACACAAAAAGATTTGATAAGAATGTAGCAGTTgtggttttttttaaaaagaagcATGAATAGACCAAAATAATTGAAAGCTTTCAGaacatattttagtttcttcAATTAAAATACTCACGTCCAATGATATTGACGTTGTTGCTTTTCACCACACCCAAACATAGTAAGCTAATACCCTGGTTCATTACAATAAGCATTTATCATGTTACAGGCTAAATAATCATAGGATATTAATATGAATGAAAACAAATGTTGGATTTCATGTTCTCACCTCCCCTGTGACAGTTACTATAGGATCTGTGACAGTAAAAGTATCTCCTCCTTTCATGGTAAAATTGATGGGAACTTCAACAACCTGGTTTGAACTGGAGGTAAAGTCAAAATCAATGCCTGtggttttaaaatgaaaagggaCTAGAGGCTTTTGCGAAGCTACAAATCACCTTAAGTCATAGCAGTACTCGAAGGGGAGCTCATCAGAACTACTAGAAGATGAATGCCGTTGTAGTTTAACTACTGAATTAAACTGCAAAAATAatgggaaaaaaattaaaaagtcatGTAACATGAAGGCCTAGTTACCTTCTTAACCAGCTATACTTAACATTACTTACACTGTTAGTAATCTGCGTATAAGCTGGGTCATTTAGGTATGTGAACGAGGTACCAGAGTCAAATATTGCATGAAACTCAATATCAGCAACATTTCCACCCAAATTAATTTGGGATACAGTAATGTTGTAAGTAGGACTGcaaagatgaacgaatgttAAAAAAAGCACTAGTTAAGTTAGGCTCAAATactcaacatttttttcttctatagtTTCTGTTGTATGTTTCTTTTGCTTTTACCAAAAACTCAACCAGAATAAAACCAAAGACTACCTCAGCCAacatttattcaatttttttttgggtaGGTTTCGGTGTGCATTCaagggaaagaagaaaaaaggattGTAACTACTTACCGCGATGCCCTTAGGTTGAATGGTGTTTTTCCCTGAACAAAGCTACTATTATCCCCAAATGTGATTCTTCCAAGACCATCAGGTCCAAAACACattgaaaaagaatttgaagTGAGCCCTTCTTTGGCTAAGATACTTGGCACAGATACATCACCCATTCCTAGTCCAAGGAGACCATTTGGGGCTGCCCCATCCAAAAAAGCACCAGTCTGAACTTGGCCACAACTGCAACATATTCAATGACAAACAACAATGAGCAGATTGTCAAAAACAAGTAAGCCCATAAGAAGATGATTATAACTAAGACCGATAGTCAAACAGTTTAACTTCAAGGATTAGATTGGAAACTAATATCCTCTACTGCTAAAAAAGGATATGAGTTTATTGGATATGATTATTACTGAGCATATCATCATCAGCCTTCCTAGAACTGAACTTTTTGGTACTTCGACTACTCTAATGCTTCATATGTACAtgtattacaataaaatatcaCAGTAAGATGTTGACAAGTTTACCCAAAAGTAACTCGTGTATCAGCATCTTTTGCTTGATCATCGTCTGTAATTAAGTGCAGCACATCGTCCACTAGGAACCCAGAAGTTGAAGTGCCATTTGATAGATAGTTTACTTCATAAGGACAAACGCTACCAGATGAAGAGCATTGTTTCTGTAGCTCACATAAGCTGCTGTTGCACAA harbors:
- the LOC108321259 gene encoding aspartyl protease family protein 1 codes for the protein MAPSFSFSHNHGHNFLSVSLLMLALTTLASQTSHALHSFGFDIHHRFSDPVKEVFGVGDLPVKGTREYYVVMAHRDRMFRGRRLAGGHHTPLTFVPSNETYQIGTFGFLHFANVSVGTPPLSFLVALDTGSDLFWLPCNCTKCVRAIGISNQRIDFSIYDLKRSSTSEKVLCNSSLCELQKQCSSSGSVCPYEVNYLSNGTSTSGFLVDDVLHLITDDDQAKDADTRVTFGCGQVQTGAFLDGAAPNGLLGLGMGDVSVPSILAKEGLTSNSFSMCFGPDGLGRITFGDNSSFVQGKTPFNLRASRPTYNITVSQINLGGNVADIEFHAIFDSGTSFTYLNDPAYTQITNSFNSVVKLQRHSSSSSSDELPFEYCYDLSSNQVVEVPINFTMKGGDTFTVTDPIVTVTGEGISLLCLGVVKSNNVNIIGQNFMTGYHIVFDRDNMILGWKESNCYDDELSTLPVNRSHSSAIPPAIAVNPQATSNQPNELSPNLSFKIKPTSVLMVALFLLLAIF